The following nucleotide sequence is from Quadrisphaera setariae.
CGGCGTCGTCGTCGTCCTGCTCGACCGACCGGGAGGACGTCGCGCCCGGGCGGGCCCCGAAGCGGGCGCGGGAGTACAGGGCGCGCAGCACCTCGACGGCCTCGCGGTCTGCGGGGACGCGGCTCAGCAGCCGACCGGTGAACTCCGTGGGGGTCTCCGCCGGGGCGCGGGCCACGCCGGCGTCGGCGGCGGCCTCCTCCAGGCCCAGCCAGGCGCAGACGACCGCGTCGTCGAGGTCGCGCGGGGCCTGGAGCACCTCCAGGGACCTCGCGATGCCGCGGCGCACCACCGGTGCGGCGAGCACCGCGCCGGAGGCCGCGGTGGCGTCGTCGAGGGGGTCCAGGACCTCCTCCCGGCTCGCCCGGCGCTGGAGCAGCCGGCGCACCACCAGGACGACGACGACGGCGACCAGCGCCACCACCACCGCGACCAGCGCAGCCACGAGCCACCCGGGCACGTCCAGTGCCTGGCCGCCCGCCGACGGCGTGAGGGTGGTGGGCGGCCTGGTCGGGGTGGGGGTGGGCAGCGGCGCCCCCGGCAGGGACGGCGTGCGCCCGGAGGGGGTGGTCAGGCCCTCAGCGGCCGCGGCGAGCACCACGAGCAGCGCCGCGACGGCCGTGCCTGCCACG
It contains:
- a CDS encoding DUF4129 domain-containing protein, producing the protein MAGTAVAALLVVLAAAAEGLTTPSGRTPSLPGAPLPTPTPTRPPTTLTPSAGGQALDVPGWLVAALVAVVVALVAVVVVLVVRRLLQRRASREEVLDPLDDATAASGAVLAAPVVRRGIARSLEVLQAPRDLDDAVVCAWLGLEEAAADAGVARAPAETPTEFTGRLLSRVPADREAVEVLRALYSRARFGARPGATSSRSVEQDDDDAERARAALRALARSWDAQRDEPLDEQGGAR